The genome window GGGGACTACAGTTTAAGCGCCGATACCTGCATTGAAACACAAACCTTTAGCGAACAGGAATCAAAATTAATAGGAGTGGGGCTTAGGTATATTTACAGCATACGGAATGACACTCTGACACTTTCCGGAACCTTGCCAAATGGCAATAAAATAAAGGAATATTGGAAGAGGCGCGTAAAATCTGATAGATAATTAAATTAAAAAAAAGGCGAACATTTTGCAGTGAAAAAAGCATCAGCGGATGTCTTTTCAGAAGACTCCAGCAATTTTCGAATCTTATTTTTTTGCATTATCTTTCAACTGAATTTCCAAAGTTTTATACCGTCCACATGTATATTTGTTACTAAAATTGACATGGTTAAACCATTAATTTTCTTAACTTCGCGGGTGGTTTAGAAACCTTTTTTTAAACAAACCAAACAGAGAAGAATCTACACAGAAATAAAAAATGGCCGAAGAAACAGAAAACGGAAGTACACCACCAGAAGATAGAATAATTTCGATAAATATTGATGAAGAGATGCGTGCAGCCTACATTGATTATTCAATGTCGGTTATCGTATCACGGGCTCTGCCTGATGTGCGTGACGGTTTAAAACCGGTACACAGGCGCGTTTTATACGGGATGCTTGATTTGGGTTTAGCTAACAATAAACCTTATAAAAAATCGGCCCGTATTGTAGGGGAGGTATTGGGTAAATATCACCCGCATGGCGATACCTCGGTATATGACGCCATGGTGCGTATGGCCCAGGAGTGGAGCCTTCGTTACCCTTTTGTTGAAGGGCAGGGCAACTATGGGTCAATTGATGGTGACCAGCCTGCGGCAATGCGTTACACAGAAGCTAGGCTTGAAAAGATAGCTGAAGAAATGCTCGCCGATATCAACAAAGATACTATTGATTTCCAACTAAACTTTGACGACTCGTTACAGGAACCAACTGTTTTACCGGCCAAATTTCCTAATTTGCTTGTTAACGGGGCATCAGGCATTGCGGTTGGTATGGCCACTAACATGGCGCCACACAATTTAACAGAAGTAGTAAATGCAACGTTAGCGCTAATTGATAACCGCGACATTACTATTGATGAATTAATGGTGCATATTAAGGGGCCTGACTTTCCAACAGGGGCCATCATATATGGATTTGAAGGGGCACGCCAGGCTTTTGAAACAGGCCGCGGCAGGATAGTGATTCGCTCAAGAGCCGAAATTGAAGTATATAACGGGGATCGTGAACGTATTATCGTATCTGAAATTCCTTACCAGATCAACAAGGCGCTCATGATTGAGCGCACCGCCGAACTGGTGAATGAAAAGAAGATTGATGGCATTTCAGCCATCAGGGACGAGTCTAACAGGGAGGGTATCCGCGTTGTTTACGAAATAAAACGGGATGCTAATGCGGCTATTGTATTGAATAACCTGTACAAACACACTGCCCTTCAAACATCATTCAGTATAAACAATATTGCTTTGGTACACGGCAGGCCTATGCTGCTGACGCTAAAAGACCTGATTCATCATTTTGTTGAGCACAGGCACGAGGTGGTCATCCGTCGTGCTAAATTTGAACTTTCAGAAGCCGAGAAACGCGCGCATATACTGGAAGGATTACTGATTGCGTTAGATCATTTAGACGAGGTAATTAAGCTGATCAGAGCATCAAATACGCCTGACGATGCAAGGGAAGGATTAATAACCCAGTTTGGCCTGAGCGATTTACAGGCACGCGCTATATTGGATATGACGTTAAGGCGTTTAACCGGACTTGAGCGTGATAAGATTAAAGATGAGTATGAAGGCCTGATGAAACTGATTGATTATTTGAAATCTATTTTGGCTGATGAAGGCCTGCGGATGCAGATAATTAAAGATGAGCTGATCGAGATCCGCGATAAATACGGCGATGAGCGCAGAACACAAATGGTTCATTCATCTGCGGAGATGAATACCGAAGATTTTATTGAGGATGAAGATGTTGTGATTACCATATCACGCGAGGGGTATATTAAACGCACACCTTTAACTGAATATCGCAGGCAGGGCAGGGGCGGTAAAGGTGCTATTGGCAGCAACAGCCGTGATGCCGATTTTATTGAGCATCTATTGATTGCATCAAATCACAATTACATGCTGTTCTTTACCGAATCAGGTCAGTGTTTCTGGTTACGGGTATTTGAAATTCCGGAAGGGACACGTACCTCAAAAGGCAGGGCGATTCAGAATATCATTAATATCCCTAAAGAACAAAACATTAAGGCGTACATTAAGCTGATAAGCCTAAAGGATACAGAATACCTGGAGAATAACTTCATCATTATGTGTACCAAAAAAGGTACCATTAAAAAGACCTCGCTCGAAGCATATTCACGTCCGCGTGCTAATGGTATAAATGCCATTAATATTAATGAAGGCGATTCATTGTTGGAAGCAACGTTAACTACAGGTACCAGCGAAATTGTAATGGCATTAAGATCAGGCCGTGCAATTCGATTTAATGAATCGACAGTTAGGCCGATGGGGCGTACCGCAACCGGTGTGCGCGGGATATCGCTTGAAAATGCCGAAGATGAAGTTGTTGGCATGATTAGTATTGATAACCCTGAAACAACTGTATTGGTAGTTTCAGAAAAAGGTTATGGAAAGCGTACTGATATTGACGATTACAGGGTAACCAACCGCGGTGGTAAAGGCGTGAAAACTTTAAGCATTACTGAAAAAACAGGAAAACTTGTTGCCATAAAAGGCGTTACAGATAATGAGGATTTGATGATCATCAATAAGTCGGGTGTTATCATAAGGATAGCAGTAAGTGAGTTAAGAACCATGGGTAGAGCTACCCAGGGCGTGAGGCTCATTACACTGAAAGGAAATGACGAGATAGCATCGGTGGCTAAAATTGAGCATGATGACGAGGAGGATAAAGAGTTAGATGAAAATGCTGAAAACCCGGGTATAGCGCCTGCTGCTGATGATATAAATGAATAATGAATGATTTGCCGTAAAATTATATTACCAGTTTTAATTATGTCTTTTAGTGCTTCTGTAGCATTTTGCCAAACAGAAGTACTTAAAGGCGTGGTTAACAGTTTGGCCTTTTACAAACAAAAAAAGGACCTTAAGTATTTAGCAAATGCCAAAAAGTCTGTGGATAGCCTGATAACTACCCGGGCCGACTCGATGGACGTACAGAAGACCGTTTATCGAATTGTTGTAAATTCGAGCATTTTGTATATAGATACGTTAAATAAGCTCAACCAACCTGCCAACTTTTTTTTACAGACAACAGACCTGCTCGATAAGTTATCATTAAAAAGAAAATCTTACAAATATCCAGCTGAGTTGGATTATTCAAGACGATGTCTGGCTAATGTTTACATGCGTAAGGCTTTTGCATATATGAATAAATCTGATTTTCATAATGCTTTGCAACTGTTTGAAAGTGCAAAAAAGTACGCACCGTCATTTAAACAGCTTGATGCGTACATAGCTTATTCAAATAATAAATTGGGTAACATGCAAACTGCCGCAAAATACTATTCAGATTTGATCAATAGCGACAGTGTTAAGGCGGAGTATGTGCAGGCTGCGTCAAATAATTACAAGTTACTTGGTGATACGTTAAGCGCTCTGAACGTTATAAAGAAAGGTCGTAAACATTTACCAAATGATAAGACATTGCTGCTTGATGAGGCAAATATCTATAGTAATAGGAAGGATTACCGGTCATTGGCACCATTATTACCAGCGCTATTGGATGTTAATTCAAATAACGCAGATATTGCATTTGTGGCAGCGGTATGTTATGATCATCTAAACCAAACTGAGAAAGCAGAATCACTGTATCTGCGTTCGATAGAGTTGAATAGTTCATCTTACGATCCGATATATAACCTTGGGTTATTATATTTAAAGGAAAGTGTTATCAAACAGGAGAAGGGCGATTCTCCCGATAATAGCCGGGCGGCGCAATGGCTTGAAAAAGCAAATGAAATATCGCCAAATAATGCAAATTGTCTTAAAGCATTGCAACTGGTTTATGCACAATCAGGAAACGAAGACCAAATAAACAGGATAAACAATAAACTAAAACAGTTAACTAATCAATAATAAACCATGAAAATCAAAATTTTGATGACATGCCTTTTAGGCCTGGCTTCGGCAGCCACCTTTGCACAAAAAGGAGAATTAAATAATGCGCAAAGCGAATATGACACCTATGCATCTTTAAGGGGGCAAAAGGTAG of Mucilaginibacter xinganensis contains these proteins:
- the gyrA gene encoding DNA gyrase subunit A, with product MAEETENGSTPPEDRIISINIDEEMRAAYIDYSMSVIVSRALPDVRDGLKPVHRRVLYGMLDLGLANNKPYKKSARIVGEVLGKYHPHGDTSVYDAMVRMAQEWSLRYPFVEGQGNYGSIDGDQPAAMRYTEARLEKIAEEMLADINKDTIDFQLNFDDSLQEPTVLPAKFPNLLVNGASGIAVGMATNMAPHNLTEVVNATLALIDNRDITIDELMVHIKGPDFPTGAIIYGFEGARQAFETGRGRIVIRSRAEIEVYNGDRERIIVSEIPYQINKALMIERTAELVNEKKIDGISAIRDESNREGIRVVYEIKRDANAAIVLNNLYKHTALQTSFSINNIALVHGRPMLLTLKDLIHHFVEHRHEVVIRRAKFELSEAEKRAHILEGLLIALDHLDEVIKLIRASNTPDDAREGLITQFGLSDLQARAILDMTLRRLTGLERDKIKDEYEGLMKLIDYLKSILADEGLRMQIIKDELIEIRDKYGDERRTQMVHSSAEMNTEDFIEDEDVVITISREGYIKRTPLTEYRRQGRGGKGAIGSNSRDADFIEHLLIASNHNYMLFFTESGQCFWLRVFEIPEGTRTSKGRAIQNIINIPKEQNIKAYIKLISLKDTEYLENNFIIMCTKKGTIKKTSLEAYSRPRANGINAININEGDSLLEATLTTGTSEIVMALRSGRAIRFNESTVRPMGRTATGVRGISLENAEDEVVGMISIDNPETTVLVVSEKGYGKRTDIDDYRVTNRGGKGVKTLSITEKTGKLVAIKGVTDNEDLMIINKSGVIIRIAVSELRTMGRATQGVRLITLKGNDEIASVAKIEHDDEEDKELDENAENPGIAPAADDINE
- a CDS encoding tetratricopeptide repeat protein, which codes for MSFSASVAFCQTEVLKGVVNSLAFYKQKKDLKYLANAKKSVDSLITTRADSMDVQKTVYRIVVNSSILYIDTLNKLNQPANFFLQTTDLLDKLSLKRKSYKYPAELDYSRRCLANVYMRKAFAYMNKSDFHNALQLFESAKKYAPSFKQLDAYIAYSNNKLGNMQTAAKYYSDLINSDSVKAEYVQAASNNYKLLGDTLSALNVIKKGRKHLPNDKTLLLDEANIYSNRKDYRSLAPLLPALLDVNSNNADIAFVAAVCYDHLNQTEKAESLYLRSIELNSSSYDPIYNLGLLYLKESVIKQEKGDSPDNSRAAQWLEKANEISPNNANCLKALQLVYAQSGNEDQINRINNKLKQLTNQ